TTCTCCCGGAAGTGGAAGTCCTCCATCAGGGTCGGTCCGCGCTCGCCCGCCGCCAGGGAGTCGTCGGTGTGGTCCACCTCGACGCCCTGGTCGGTGGTGAGCGGACCGGCGGCGGGATCGTCCGCCCGGAACGCCTCGCGCTGGTGCTGCTTCCGGTCGGCGGGGGATGCCATCAGGCGGCCTCCTGGGCGAAGACGTCGAGGAAGGTCTCGCAGAACGCCTTCAGATCATCCGGCTTGCGGCTGGTGACCAGCTTGTTCGCCCCGTGGTCACAGACCTTGACCTGCTTGTCGACCCAGGTGCCGCCCGCGTTGCGGATGTCCGTCTGCAGGCTCGGCCACGACGTGAGTTCCCGGCCGCGCACGACGTCCGCCTCGACCAGCGTCCACGGCGCGTGGCAGATCGCCGCCACGGGGCGGCCGTGCTCGAAGAAGTCCCGGACGAACGCGACGGCCTTGTCGTCCATCCGCAGGAAGTCCGGGTTGGCGACGCCGCCCGGCAGCACGAGAGCACCGAACGAGTCCGGCGAGGTGTCGCCCACGACCTCGTCCACGGGGAACGTGTCCGCCTTGTCGAGGTGGTTGAAGGCCTGGATCTCGCCCTGCTGCGTCGACACCAGCACGGGCTCGTGACCCGCGTCCTTCGCGGCCTGCCACGGATCGGTCAGCTCGACCTGTTCGACGCCCTCGGGTGCGACCAGAAACGCGATACGCATGATGCTCAACGTCCTTTCCCGGAGCGGGCGGCGCTGCGGTGCGCCGCGTCGCTCCTCGTGTTCTTCCTGCTCTTTATGTTCCGGCGGCCCGCACACACGCCGGCGCTGATCCGCCCGGCCCGGTCCGTGCTCACGCACCACCGTGGGCGTCGGGCTCGGCCCGGCTGATGTCGGCGAGCGCCGACGCGGGGTCCTCGGCCGCGGCCACGTCGCCGAGGCTCACGATCCCGACCGGCAGCCCGTTCTCCACCACCGGAAGCCGGCGCACCGCGTGCTCGCGCATCAGCGTCACCGCCGTCGCCACCCGGTCGTCCGGCGACACGGTCACCGGATTCCTCGTGCACACGGTCTGCGCGCTGACCGTCATCGGATCGGCGCCGTCGGCGACGGCCCGTACCGTGATGTCACGGTCGGTGAGCACACCGATCACGTCCTGCCCTTCGGCCACCACCACGTCGCCGATGTTCTGTGTGCGCATCAACTGCGCCGCCTCGACGAGCGAGGCGTCCGGGCGCACGGCGACCACGCCCGCTGTCATCACGTCTTTGACGTACTCGGCCATCGCTGGGCCTTCCCTCCGTTCCCAGGCCGGTGGGGGCACCGCGGCAGGCCGCGGTGCCCCCGACGCGGTCCCTACGCGTACTCCTCCGGCCCGGTCTCACGGGCCCGGATCAGGGCCTGGGCCAGCTCCTGGACGTTGCCGTAGCGCTCCTGGCGCGGCAGTCCCTCCAGGGCCTCGACCAGTGCGTCGGGTGCCTGGTGGCCGCGCAGTTCGCGGGCCAGCTCGCGCGGACTCGCGGGGAACGCCCTGCGGCCCAGGATCCGGGCCAGCTCCAGCCGCACCGACTCCAGGGACGTCGGCGCACGGCTCGGCGTCACCGGCCCGTGCGCGACCTCGGGGTCGTCCTCGGCGGCCGGCTCCGGGTCGTGCCACTCCTCGCTGCGCGTGGGGTGCCCGGACCTGAGCAGACCCTGCAGTTCGTGCTTCATCTCGTCGTCCCGGTGGACGCTCAGCCGGTCGCTTCCTCGCTGCATGTCTCCCTCCAGACGTTCGGGGGCCCGCACCGCGTACCCGTACACCGGAGGCCGACACAGGTTCCGTGGGCACGATCGCCGCCGTCCGCGCTGGTTTGCGCCATGTTCTGCGGGAGACCCGGATCACACCCCCCACACCTCTCTGGGGAAGGACCCGTCATGGCGATACTCGCTGTGCTCATCCCGCTGCTCATGCTCGGAGTGGTGCTGGTGCTGGGCCGATACGAGGAGTTGCTGCTGCCGCAGGAGAACGCCGACCGGCGCGAACCGGCCGGCGTGCCCCCCGCTGCCGCTGCTGTCGGACGATGGGAAAGAGTTCAGTCGCCGAGGGCGTGACCTGGGGATTGAACTCTTTTCCGCGCATCCGTGACCGCTGATCTGCGCAACGATCAGTTCAGTGCGCAGCCGTGTACCAGGTCAGGCCGTCGCGTAACAGGCCTCGCCCAACGAGGGCTCTGAAGAGAGTGGGAGGCATCATTTGGCTTTGCGCCAGTGACACGTCCGGCGGATCGACAGGCCACGAGCGTGGGAGGTCTCTGATCCTTCGCTGCGCGAGTTCGGCGAACCTTTCAGCTTTGGCGCGGTAGTCGCCTCCAGTGACGAGCTGGAGCCCTAGATGGATCGCACCTGCGATCAACAGCGGGTTAGCGGAGTCACTGTGAGCCGTGGTTCCAAGACCGTAGAGGCTATAGGGGGCGATGTTCTCTGCGGCTGCGCTGGCGATGGCGGGGTCCGCGCCTTGAAATAACTCCGGTGAACGAAGTCTGAGGACAAGATCCGCGAGGAGCGGGAAGCGGAACAGCATCCGCGCCGACTTGCCGCCAGGTTGCGCGGACGCACCGTGTCCGAAGCCGTAGTCAATCCACTTCTGCGTGTCGAGTAGGACAGGGTCGGTCACAGGCGTTGTGGGGACCTCGGTGAGCGGGTGGCTGCAACGGACGCCACGGCCCCTCGTGGACATGACACGGCGGGTCTTTGCGCAGAAGAGGCGTCGGTCCGCCGCCTCTACCCCGAACCGTTCTTGGGGTTCATGACAGGCTGGGCAGGTGGCGGACAGGAAGACGTTGTGATTCAGGCAGGCGTAGGACCATGCCAGCTTCCATCGCAAGTACCAGCGTCCACTGTTCTCCGCAATACACAACGGGCACCAGCGGGAGTGATCGCGCAGGATGAAACAGGTGCTGATGGCACGGAGGGCTTCCGCTTGCCACGGGGCCGGCTCATCTGCGAAGGCAGGTATCGGTCCGTCGAAGAAGCGGCTCAGGCGCATCTCTTCCAGAGCTTTCTCAGGAACACCGGTGGCGAGATGGATCTGTCGAAGCTCCGCGCCACTTAGCGTGGTCTCCACTCCGGACACGGACCGGGACGATGGCATGCGGAGCTGCCATCCCAGGGTCAGCAGACGGCGGGGATGGCAGCGGCTGTCCCGAGCGACGGCGTCCACCCAGCTGGAGAAAGACTCTCCCGGCACTGGAAGAGGTACGCGTGGCATCCGGCGAGGTCGGGGGACTTCCGCGGCAGGTGCCGTCGTAGGGCTGAGCTCATTCGATGCGGTTGCGCTCGGCATGCCAGCCATGGAAGTCGGATTGTGGCGTCCGTCGTGGGGCCGCGATCAGCTCGCGGCCGTCTTCGTCCGCGCCGGCGCCGTCTTGCGGCGTTGGCGGACGACCTGCCGGTATGTGGCCTGGGCGTATTCGCTGATCTCGACGCGTTCCATGAGCTTGCGCGTGATCACTTCCTCTTCGCTCATGACGGCCTCGATCGCGGACTCCCGGATCAGATCGGTAAGGGCGCAGATACTGCCGTCTGTCCGGTCGTAGAGGTACGGGGACAGTTTCACTAGTTGGCCGGGCCTGTGGCGGTAGAGCGCCAGGGTGTCTTCCAGGGCCCTGACAGTCTGCGCCCATTCGAGCTTGTCCTGGGCGGTCGTGCATCCAAACTTGCGGACCGCGTGGAGGGTGTAGCGCCCTGAGGTCTGAGTGGCACGCGAGTCGGCCTGGCCTTCGAGGAAGAGGCCGGACTTCTTGAGGTTGACGCCGGTGTAGACGAACGTTGCCGCGGTCTCGTTGGCGATGTACTTCAAGTGGTCGTTGACCACTCGTCCCTCTTTTGCGGACAAGTCCAGGAAATGCACGTCGTCAATGATCACGAGCTCCGTGCCGACGTCCGACAAGACGGAGAGCACGTGGTTGGTGATGTCCGTCTGGGTGCCCCGGCCGCGCTGCACCATGCCGAGGTAGTCGGCCAGCAGCACCGAAAGGTCCTTGGGCGTGGCTCTGGCCGGGATGCTGAGGTAGACGACGGGCGTGTAGTCGATGAGCATCCCGTTGGATTCGTAGCCGTCCCGGAATTTATCCGGGTTTTTGCGGCGCAATCGCTTCTCGTAGCGGGCGGCAAACAGTTTGACGAGGGTGGACTTGCCGACGGTGGGCGGGCCGTCGAAGACAAGACCGGCTCTGGCCCCCGCAGCCCGCCTGGCGTTGGCCTTCATCCTGCGCTCCATGATGTAGTGCAGTCGTTTGACCTGGGAGGTATCGATGATCGCGAGTGCACTGTGATAGACGTCGCGGATTTCGTTGAGATCGTCCCTGTCGTCGGTCGGCAGTTTCAGGTAGTCCTCGTACGGCGGCATGATGGGACGCTCGGGGGGCCGGCTGTCGCGGTAGCGCCGCCATTCCTCCTTGGTGCGGGGTTCGGCTAGGCCAGGGTGTCGGAAACTGCTCACATAGGCTCCTAGATCGCGTCAGGGTCCCAGACCTCTGCGGCCGTGACCTTGCTCAGGTCGAGGTCGCCCCATTCGCCGGGCTCTACGTCCTCGTCTGGTGCGTCAGGTACGACCGTCAGCGGAGGGTGACTATTCACCGGAGGGTCGCCGCGCTGCAGGTCGCGGTGCTGCGCCGAGCCTTTGTGTTCGTCCCGCGTGTGACGCTTGCGGTCGGCAGCTGTCCAGGTCTCGAGCGCGTCCGTGCGGTTCTGTAGGTCGGTCAGCGCCTGGGCCACCGCTGCCTGGTCCTCGGGTTTGCGGCCGCGCAGGGCGATGAGCCGTTTCGCCTCACGAAGAGTGATGTCGGTGAACGGCTGGTGCTCTCCGAGCGCATGGGTCCAGCGCAGGACGTGCCAGCGGCCGTCGGTGGGATCGAGGAAGTAGGCGTGCAACAGGTTCCGCGGGTCATAGCGGATGGGCCACAGCTCGTCGGGGTAGGGGGCCTTGGCTTTCCGGTACCGGTACAGGATGTCGGCGTTGTACGTCAGGTTGTTCAGTTCGACGCCGTAGGGGTGGATGACGCGTCTGGCGATCGGCAGCAGCTCGAAGTACACGGTGGTTTCGCGGGGGCAGTCCACGTAGCCGGCCGAGCCGAGCGCCATGGCGTACGCCTCGTTCGGGGAGACGCGCAGGTCCGGGAACCCGTGCAGGATGAGCCCGCGATGATGCTTGCGTTGGTATACGGCGATGACGTACTCGGCGAAGAACTCGGTGAGTTCGTCGATGGTCCACCGCGCCTGCTCCTCGGCGGTGCGGCCCCGGTGTGCGACGTTGAAGCCCTTGTAGCCGGCGACGTGTTCGGCGAACTGCTCGCGGATGGTCTTGAAGAGCCTCTCCACGTGCGGTTTGTCAGTGGGCTTGAGCTTGCGCGCGTCCTGAAGGTCGATCTTCCAGCGGGTGCAGGCGCGCCAGACGACGTCGGACTTGTAAGGCTTGCCGTGGTCGTACAGCAGCGTCTCGGGGCAGATGACCGGCCGGGCGGCGGCCTCTGACAGGCGCTCGTCCACGGTCATCAGCCGCTCGTAGGGGACGCGGAGCATCTGGTAGCCCAGGGCGTCGGACCAGCCGGGGCGCATCATTTCCGGCGTCATGACGTCGGCCAGCAACAGGCCGATGTCGATGGCCTTGGTGCCCTCGGGGGTAAGCCGCCAGGACAGGACGGAGCGGGTGGCCACGTCGAGGGCGACGGTGAGTTCCACGCGGATCGTGCTCGTGGTGCCGGGGTCGTAGGCGAGAACGTCGAGCGGGGTGGTGTCGAGCATGACGACTTCGCCGGGGCGGGTGGCGATGACGTTGCCAAAGGGCCGGTCGGGCTGATTGGCGGCCGAGGCCCGCTGGTAGGCCGGGGCAGAGGGGCTGGTGTCCAGCAGGTAGGCGACCGCGCGCCGGAAGGTGTCCCGACTCGGCAGCGGCACGGCGCCGGAACCGTGGTCGGCATCCAGACGGTTCTGGGTACGGCGATAGAAGCGGGTGCCGATGGTCGCGGAGCTGTCGGTGCGCTCGGCGGCTGCCTGGTCACGGATGGCCTGGATCACACGTGGATCGAGGTTTCTCAGGGGGTTGCGGACGCGGGCTTTGCGCTTGTCGACGAGGCCCCACAGGCCGTTCTCCGCGCGCCGTGCCCACAGCTTCCACAGCCACCGGTCCGTCACGCCCAACTCCTGAGCCTTGGCGTGGACACGGACGACTTGAGGGAGGACCGGGTCGTATTGCGGGAGGGGTTCGTCCGTCGCCGCGCTGAGCGGGTCGCCGGAGCGGTAACCCGTCATGGCCTCCAGCAGGTGGGCCTCCAGCTTGAGCGCAGCTTCCTTCACAGCTTCGTCCAGACCTTCCAGGACACCCGCCGGATCGAGGTCGGCACCGGCGTCCTCCAGTGTTGTGGGCGGCGGTTCGACTGCCGCACGGAAGCTGGTGTCGGCCAGAAGGGCGGTGAGCATGATGGTCTGGATGCGGCCGTTCTCTGAGCGCAGACGCACGGTTACACCGTCGAGCCCGGCGACTTGGTGCCGTTCCTCCTCGAACTCAATCCAGTCGGTGACGGCGAGCCGTTGACTGCTCATGCAACACGCCCCGGGTCTTTGGCTCGCACACAGGTGTGATCGCGCAGCGGACGGGTCTGATCGAAGACGAGCTGGTGGTGCCACATGAGGTGGTAGATCACGGACCGCGCCAGTTCGGGGATGGGCTGGAAGTTCACCAAGTCACCGATGACGACGGCTTTTTGGGCGAGTACTAGCAGGCGATCGGCCAGTTCCTTCCCGGCTCGCAGGGGGCGGCGGTATCCGGCGAGCCAGGAGACGGTGGCCCAGCGCAGCGCATCGGGTTCGCCCACCATGGCGTAGTCCCATCCGATCCGCCGGCACAGGTCGGCCGTCCGCCGGGCCTGGCAGACAACGGTGGGCACGGTCAGACGCCCGTTGCCCTTCACGTCCAGCAGCAGCACCGAGCCGTCGCTCCGGCGAGCGAAGAGATCAGGGGTGTGCACCCAGGCGCCATCCCCATCGTGGCCGTCGATGGTGAAGGGCTGGGCGCTGAATGAGGCCACCTCGGCTTGAAGCACTTGGACCGGCAACCCCGTTGCGTCGCGCAGGGCGAAGAGGCTCCTGGAGGTAAGGGCGACCCCGAAGAACACCGGCCGACTGATTGCCGCGCTTTCGGCACACTCCAAGCCCAGCGCGTGCGCGGCCTGGCCGGGGGAACGCTCAGCGTTTCCGCAACACGATCTACCCAGGAAGGGAAGGACTCGCCGATGACCGGCTGCGGGACGACAGGAAGTCGGCGGGCACGGGGTATGACGACA
This is a stretch of genomic DNA from Streptomyces hawaiiensis. It encodes these proteins:
- a CDS encoding type 1 glutamine amidotransferase domain-containing protein, producing MRIAFLVAPEGVEQVELTDPWQAAKDAGHEPVLVSTQQGEIQAFNHLDKADTFPVDEVVGDTSPDSFGALVLPGGVANPDFLRMDDKAVAFVRDFFEHGRPVAAICHAPWTLVEADVVRGRELTSWPSLQTDIRNAGGTWVDKQVKVCDHGANKLVTSRKPDDLKAFCETFLDVFAQEAA
- a CDS encoding CBS domain-containing protein, translated to MAEYVKDVMTAGVVAVRPDASLVEAAQLMRTQNIGDVVVAEGQDVIGVLTDRDITVRAVADGADPMTVSAQTVCTRNPVTVSPDDRVATAVTLMREHAVRRLPVVENGLPVGIVSLGDVAAAEDPASALADISRAEPDAHGGA
- a CDS encoding DUF2795 domain-containing protein, with the translated sequence MQRGSDRLSVHRDDEMKHELQGLLRSGHPTRSEEWHDPEPAAEDDPEVAHGPVTPSRAPTSLESVRLELARILGRRAFPASPRELARELRGHQAPDALVEALEGLPRQERYGNVQELAQALIRARETGPEEYA
- a CDS encoding TniQ family protein → MAGMPSATASNELSPTTAPAAEVPRPRRMPRVPLPVPGESFSSWVDAVARDSRCHPRRLLTLGWQLRMPSSRSVSGVETTLSGAELRQIHLATGVPEKALEEMRLSRFFDGPIPAFADEPAPWQAEALRAISTCFILRDHSRWCPLCIAENSGRWYLRWKLAWSYACLNHNVFLSATCPACHEPQERFGVEAADRRLFCAKTRRVMSTRGRGVRCSHPLTEVPTTPVTDPVLLDTQKWIDYGFGHGASAQPGGKSARMLFRFPLLADLVLRLRSPELFQGADPAIASAAAENIAPYSLYGLGTTAHSDSANPLLIAGAIHLGLQLVTGGDYRAKAERFAELAQRRIRDLPRSWPVDPPDVSLAQSQMMPPTLFRALVGRGLLRDGLTWYTAAH
- a CDS encoding TniB family NTP-binding protein encodes the protein MPPYEDYLKLPTDDRDDLNEIRDVYHSALAIIDTSQVKRLHYIMERRMKANARRAAGARAGLVFDGPPTVGKSTLVKLFAARYEKRLRRKNPDKFRDGYESNGMLIDYTPVVYLSIPARATPKDLSVLLADYLGMVQRGRGTQTDITNHVLSVLSDVGTELVIIDDVHFLDLSAKEGRVVNDHLKYIANETAATFVYTGVNLKKSGLFLEGQADSRATQTSGRYTLHAVRKFGCTTAQDKLEWAQTVRALEDTLALYRHRPGQLVKLSPYLYDRTDGSICALTDLIRESAIEAVMSEEEVITRKLMERVEISEYAQATYRQVVRQRRKTAPARTKTAAS
- a CDS encoding Mu transposase C-terminal domain-containing protein, which encodes MSSQRLAVTDWIEFEEERHQVAGLDGVTVRLRSENGRIQTIMLTALLADTSFRAAVEPPPTTLEDAGADLDPAGVLEGLDEAVKEAALKLEAHLLEAMTGYRSGDPLSAATDEPLPQYDPVLPQVVRVHAKAQELGVTDRWLWKLWARRAENGLWGLVDKRKARVRNPLRNLDPRVIQAIRDQAAAERTDSSATIGTRFYRRTQNRLDADHGSGAVPLPSRDTFRRAVAYLLDTSPSAPAYQRASAANQPDRPFGNVIATRPGEVVMLDTTPLDVLAYDPGTTSTIRVELTVALDVATRSVLSWRLTPEGTKAIDIGLLLADVMTPEMMRPGWSDALGYQMLRVPYERLMTVDERLSEAAARPVICPETLLYDHGKPYKSDVVWRACTRWKIDLQDARKLKPTDKPHVERLFKTIREQFAEHVAGYKGFNVAHRGRTAEEQARWTIDELTEFFAEYVIAVYQRKHHRGLILHGFPDLRVSPNEAYAMALGSAGYVDCPRETTVYFELLPIARRVIHPYGVELNNLTYNADILYRYRKAKAPYPDELWPIRYDPRNLLHAYFLDPTDGRWHVLRWTHALGEHQPFTDITLREAKRLIALRGRKPEDQAAVAQALTDLQNRTDALETWTAADRKRHTRDEHKGSAQHRDLQRGDPPVNSHPPLTVVPDAPDEDVEPGEWGDLDLSKVTAAEVWDPDAI
- a CDS encoding TnsA-like heteromeric transposase endonuclease subunit, with translation MFFGVALTSRSLFALRDATGLPVQVLQAEVASFSAQPFTIDGHDGDGAWVHTPDLFARRSDGSVLLLDVKGNGRLTVPTVVCQARRTADLCRRIGWDYAMVGEPDALRWATVSWLAGYRRPLRAGKELADRLLVLAQKAVVIGDLVNFQPIPELARSVIYHLMWHHQLVFDQTRPLRDHTCVRAKDPGRVA